Proteins encoded together in one Coffea arabica cultivar ET-39 chromosome 2c, Coffea Arabica ET-39 HiFi, whole genome shotgun sequence window:
- the LOC113726487 gene encoding DNA repair protein REV1 isoform X2, with amino-acid sequence MSLNSSSRSATSNSNSKRSVTSNSNSNPSTSGNNSCRNNDKRNRKRKTDQNQKTLGMAWGANSRSSSRSAFRNSPFPDFGSYMVMKNQKLHQQFDAEASSSSVSGACSGKPIFDGVSIFVDGYTVPSSQELKGYMLKYGGRFENYFSRHHVTHIICSNLPDSKIKNLRSFSGGLPVIKPTWVLESVAANKLLSWIPYQLDQLASETKKQPKLSAFGFKSGPVLDDLEESISGQAVPQSGIATLRTSCSLEANIFGKAECTEEVEECHSVSDDPFHPNAAESTDQAPTYCMENHCEVELDAAVVGQSDAGYHSHISPCQDPKSDHNDCLEDHIIEESSSSKTIRPSTTGHSTLSDANFVENYFKFSRLHFIGTWRNRYRKRFLSSANGFKDMNPSRNAFATSQKTTIIHVDMDCFFVSVVIRKHPDLKDKPVAVCHSDNSRGTAEISSANYPARNHGVKAGMFIRDAKALCPQLVILPYNFDAYEEVADQFYDILHKHCNKVQAVSCDEAFIDVTDLRVEDPELFARAIRTEIHETTGCTASAGISGSMLMARVATRIAKPDGLCYIPSEKVDDYLHELPVKALPGIGHVLEEKLKKKQINTCGQLRLISKESLQKDFGVKTGDMLWNFSRGIDNRLVGVFQESKSIGADVNWGVRFNDLNDMKDFLLKLCKEVSLRLQGCGLKGRTITLKIKKRRSDAGEPVKYMGCGDCENLSRSVTLPMATDDVDVFQRITAQLFGYFHIDARDIRGAGLQASKLESADRNIRGHEKYSIRSWLVSSPARKSSMGKDVSEHMNGAGKGDQLYSDIGPPVQAKGSFSGGEAHVVHRATLPALHELDVGVIESLPPEVLSEINDLYAGELISFISKKKEKNAGNNVMDEEQSLSNPLVPPNKDFVHDAAEKIKSSEKEDEQYINKMIQGLPETSGSVTALLPETDSLMPSSLSQVDSSVLQQLPEELLADVLVSLPAHRRPDFMSNDVYLDHIRDQTGAIDFLPSNNLWVGNPPRWVDNFRLSSCQLLNRIAVLYNKSSPRGQFSSVLQLIMSEYPLDDGGDDAVNCLCELMKQYIKLKIETDVEEIYTCSCLLRRLTSRSELFLQVYNCIIPHLQAAVGETYGGDLNICFIE; translated from the exons ATGAGTCTGAATTCATCATCCAGGTCCGCCACATCGAATTCAAATTCGAAGCGGAGCGTGACCTCAAACTCTAATTCCAACCCTTCCACTTCGGGCAATAACAGCTGTCGAAATAATGACAAGAGAAACAGGAAGCGGAAAACTGACCAAAATCAGAAAACCCTAGGCATGGCTTGGGGAGCAAATTCTCGATCTTCTTCCCGCTCCGCCTTTCGCAATTCACCCTTCCCCGATTTCGGCAG TTACATGGTTATGAAGAATCAGAAGCTACATCAACAGTTTGATGCTGAGGCTTCATCTTCTTCAGTTAGTGGTGCTTGTTCTGGAAAACCCATATTTGATGGAGTATCTATTTTTGTTGATGGATATACAGTGCCTTCTAGCCAG GAACTAAAAGGTTACATGTTGAAGTATGGAGGACGCTTTGAGAATTACTTTTCGCGCCATCATGTTACTCATATTATCTGCAGTAATCTTCCTGAcagtaaaattaaaaatttaag GTCCTTCAGTGGCGGACTTCCAGTTATTAAACCTACATGGGTGCTGGAATCTGTTGCTGCCAATAAATTGTTAAGCT GGATACCTTACCAGCTTGATCAACTTGCGAGTGAAACCAAGAAACAACCAAAATTATCAGCATTTGGTTTCAAATCTGGCCCAGTCCTTGATGATTTGGAAGAATCTATAAGTGGCCAAGCGGTGCCTCAATCTGGTATTGCAACATTGAGGACTAGCTGCAGTTTGGAAGCTAATATATTTGGCAAGGCTGAATGTACTGAAGAGGTAGAGGAGTGTCATTCAGTTTCTGATGACCCCTTTCATCCAAATGCTGCTGAATCAACAGATCAAGCACCAACTTATTGCATGGAAAATCACTGTGAGGTGGAATTGGATGCTGCTGTGGTGGGTCAATCCGATGCTGGATATCATTCGCACATAAGTCCTTGTCAAGATCCTAAGTCAGACCATAACGACTGCTTGGAAGATCACATAATTGAGGAGTCATCGAGTTCCAAAACCATTAGGCCCAGTACAACAGGGCATTCAACTCTTTCAGATGCAAATTTTGTGGAAAACTATTTTAAG TTTTCTAGGCTGCATTTTATTGGCACTTGGAGAAACCGTTATCGTAAACGTTTTCTGAGCTCTGCTAATGGTTTTAAGGATATGAATCCCAGTCGTAATGCTTTTGCAACATCCCAGAAAACTACCATTATCCATGTGGACATG GATTGCTTCTTTGTATCAGTGGTTATTAGGAAGCACCCTGATTTGAAAGATAAGCCCGTTGCTGTTTGCCATTCAGATAATTCTCGAGGAACTGCTGAGATTTCTTCTGCAAATTATCCTGCTCGAAATCATG GGGTGAAGGCTGGAATGTTTATTAGAGATGCTAAGGCCCTTTGTCCTCAGCTTGTCATTTTGCCATATAATTTTGATGCTTATGAGGAG GTGGCTGATCAATTTTATGATATTTTACATAAGCATTGCAACAAAGTGCAG GCTGTTAGCTGTGATGAAGCATTTATAGATGTCACTGACTTAAGAGTAGAGGATCCTGAGCTTTTTGCGAGAGCTATTAGGACAGAGATTCATGAAACCACAGGATGCACTGCGAGTGCTGGAATTTCTGGGAGTATGCTTATGGCTCGTGTCGCAACAAGGATTGCAAAACCAGATGGCTTGTGCTACATTCCTTCTGAAAAG GTGGATGATTATTTGCATGAGCTTCCAGTTAAAGCACTTCCTGGAATTGGTCATGTTTTAGAGGAGAAATTGAAAAAGAAGCAAATAAATACTTGTGGCCAGTTACGTTTGATCTCCAAG GAATCTCTTCAAAAAGATTTTGGTGTGAAAACAGGCGATATGCTCTGGAATTTCAGCAGGGGGATTGATAATCGGTTGGTTGGAGTGTTTCAG GAAAGCAAATCCATTGGTGCGGACGTGAACTGGGGTGTGAGGTTCAATGATTTGAATGAT ATGAAGGATTTCTTATTGAAGCTTTGCAAGGAGGTGTCATTACGATTGCAGGGATGCGGACTTAAAGGCCGCACCATTACCTTGAAG ATAAAGAAGAGAAGAAGTGATGCTGGGGAGCCAGTGAAGTATATGGGCTGTGGTGACTGTGAGAATCTAAGTCGTTCTGTCACG CTCCCAATGGCTACAGACGACGTGGATGTATTTCAGAGGATAACAGCTCAGCTTTTTGGATATTTTCATATAG ATGCAAGAGACATTAGAGGAGCAGGCTTGCAGGCATCTAAACTTGAAAGTGCTGACAGGAATATACGAG GGCATGAGAAGTACTCCATTCGATCTTGGCTAGTCTCCTCACCAGCAAGGAAAAGTAGTATGGGCAAAG ATGTTAGTGAACATATGAATGGTGCAGGCAAGGGTGATCAGTTATACTCTGATATTGGACCTCCAGTTCAAGCGAAGGGTAGTTTTTCCGGTGGGGAAGCACATGTTGTGCATCGTGCAACTCTCCCTGCTCTACATGAGCTTGATGTTGGAGTGATAGAGTCTCTTCCTCCTGAAGTTTTATCAGAGATTAATGATCTGTATGCAGGGGAGTTAATAAGCTTCATTtccaagaagaaagagaaaaatgctggGAACA ATGTGATGGATGAAGAACAATCTCTTTCCAATCCATTGGTGCCCCCAAACAAGGATTTTGTTCATGATGCG GCTGAAAAGATCAAGTCATCTGAGAAAGAAGATGAACAG TATATAAACAAAATGATCCAAGGGTTGCCAGAAACCTCTGGGTCAGTTACTGCTCTACTTCCAGAGACAGACAGCCTTATGCCATCATCATTAAGTCAAGTCGATTCATCAGTGTTGCAGCAATTGCCTGAAGAGCTTCTAGCAGACGTACTTGTGTCTCTTCCTGCCCATAGGAGGCCAGATTTTATGTCAAATGATGTATACTTGGACCATATTAGGGATCAGACTGGAGCAATTGATTTCCTGCCGAGCAATAATCTCTGGGTTGGAAATCCACCAAGATGGGTTGACAATTTTAGACTCAGCAGTTGTCAGCTGTTGAATCGAATAGCAGTTTTGTACAACAAGTCTAGCCCTCGTGGTCAGTTTTCATCTGTATTGCAGCTTATTATGTCTGAGTATCCCTTAGATGATGGAGGGGATGACGCTGTTAATTGCTTGTGTGAGCTGATGAAGCAATATATTAAGCTTAAAATTGAAACTGATGTTGAAGAGATATATACTTGTTCTTGCCTTTTAAGAAG GTTGACTTCGAGGTCAGAATTGTTCTTACAGGTTTATAATTGCATCATTCCTCACCTTCAG GCTGCTGTTGGAGAAACCTACGGTGGAGACCTCAATATTTGTTTCATAGAGTAG
- the LOC113726487 gene encoding DNA repair protein REV1 isoform X5, whose translation MLKYGGRFENYFSRHHVTHIICSNLPDSKIKNLRSFSGGLPVIKPTWVLESVAANKLLSWIPYQLDQLASETKKQPKLSAFGFKSGPVLDDLEESISGQAVPQSGIATLRTSCSLEANIFGKAECTEEVEECHSVSDDPFHPNAAESTDQAPTYCMENHCEVELDAAVVGQSDAGYHSHISPCQDPKSDHNDCLEDHIIEESSSSKTIRPSTTGHSTLSDANFVENYFKFSRLHFIGTWRNRYRKRFLSSANGFKDMNPSRNAFATSQKTTIIHVDMDCFFVSVVIRKHPDLKDKPVAVCHSDNSRGTAEISSANYPARNHGVKAGMFIRDAKALCPQLVILPYNFDAYEEVADQFYDILHKHCNKVQAVSCDEAFIDVTDLRVEDPELFARAIRTEIHETTGCTASAGISGSMLMARVATRIAKPDGLCYIPSEKVDDYLHELPVKALPGIGHVLEEKLKKKQINTCGQLRLISKESLQKDFGVKTGDMLWNFSRGIDNRLVGVFQESKSIGADVNWGVRFNDLNDMKDFLLKLCKEVSLRLQGCGLKGRTITLKIKKRRSDAGEPVKYMGCGDCENLSRSVTLPMATDDVDVFQRITAQLFGYFHIDARDIRGAGLQASKLESADRNIRGHEKYSIRSWLVSSPARKSSMGKDVSEHMNGAGKGDQLYSDIGPPVQAKGSFSGGEAHVVHRATLPALHELDVGVIESLPPEVLSEINDLYAGELISFISKKKEKNAGNNVMDEEQSLSNPLVPPNKDFVHDAAEKIKSSEKEDEQYINKMIQGLPETSGSVTALLPETDSLMPSSLSQVDSSVLQQLPEELLADVLVSLPAHRRPDFMSNDVYLDHIRDQTGAIDFLPSNNLWVGNPPRWVDNFRLSSCQLLNRIAVLYNKSSPRGQFSSVLQLIMSEYPLDDGGDDAVNCLCELMKQYIKLKIETDVEEIYTCSCLLRRLTSRSELFLQVYNCIIPHLQAAVGETYGGDLNICFIE comes from the exons ATGTTGAAGTATGGAGGACGCTTTGAGAATTACTTTTCGCGCCATCATGTTACTCATATTATCTGCAGTAATCTTCCTGAcagtaaaattaaaaatttaag GTCCTTCAGTGGCGGACTTCCAGTTATTAAACCTACATGGGTGCTGGAATCTGTTGCTGCCAATAAATTGTTAAGCT GGATACCTTACCAGCTTGATCAACTTGCGAGTGAAACCAAGAAACAACCAAAATTATCAGCATTTGGTTTCAAATCTGGCCCAGTCCTTGATGATTTGGAAGAATCTATAAGTGGCCAAGCGGTGCCTCAATCTGGTATTGCAACATTGAGGACTAGCTGCAGTTTGGAAGCTAATATATTTGGCAAGGCTGAATGTACTGAAGAGGTAGAGGAGTGTCATTCAGTTTCTGATGACCCCTTTCATCCAAATGCTGCTGAATCAACAGATCAAGCACCAACTTATTGCATGGAAAATCACTGTGAGGTGGAATTGGATGCTGCTGTGGTGGGTCAATCCGATGCTGGATATCATTCGCACATAAGTCCTTGTCAAGATCCTAAGTCAGACCATAACGACTGCTTGGAAGATCACATAATTGAGGAGTCATCGAGTTCCAAAACCATTAGGCCCAGTACAACAGGGCATTCAACTCTTTCAGATGCAAATTTTGTGGAAAACTATTTTAAG TTTTCTAGGCTGCATTTTATTGGCACTTGGAGAAACCGTTATCGTAAACGTTTTCTGAGCTCTGCTAATGGTTTTAAGGATATGAATCCCAGTCGTAATGCTTTTGCAACATCCCAGAAAACTACCATTATCCATGTGGACATG GATTGCTTCTTTGTATCAGTGGTTATTAGGAAGCACCCTGATTTGAAAGATAAGCCCGTTGCTGTTTGCCATTCAGATAATTCTCGAGGAACTGCTGAGATTTCTTCTGCAAATTATCCTGCTCGAAATCATG GGGTGAAGGCTGGAATGTTTATTAGAGATGCTAAGGCCCTTTGTCCTCAGCTTGTCATTTTGCCATATAATTTTGATGCTTATGAGGAG GTGGCTGATCAATTTTATGATATTTTACATAAGCATTGCAACAAAGTGCAG GCTGTTAGCTGTGATGAAGCATTTATAGATGTCACTGACTTAAGAGTAGAGGATCCTGAGCTTTTTGCGAGAGCTATTAGGACAGAGATTCATGAAACCACAGGATGCACTGCGAGTGCTGGAATTTCTGGGAGTATGCTTATGGCTCGTGTCGCAACAAGGATTGCAAAACCAGATGGCTTGTGCTACATTCCTTCTGAAAAG GTGGATGATTATTTGCATGAGCTTCCAGTTAAAGCACTTCCTGGAATTGGTCATGTTTTAGAGGAGAAATTGAAAAAGAAGCAAATAAATACTTGTGGCCAGTTACGTTTGATCTCCAAG GAATCTCTTCAAAAAGATTTTGGTGTGAAAACAGGCGATATGCTCTGGAATTTCAGCAGGGGGATTGATAATCGGTTGGTTGGAGTGTTTCAG GAAAGCAAATCCATTGGTGCGGACGTGAACTGGGGTGTGAGGTTCAATGATTTGAATGAT ATGAAGGATTTCTTATTGAAGCTTTGCAAGGAGGTGTCATTACGATTGCAGGGATGCGGACTTAAAGGCCGCACCATTACCTTGAAG ATAAAGAAGAGAAGAAGTGATGCTGGGGAGCCAGTGAAGTATATGGGCTGTGGTGACTGTGAGAATCTAAGTCGTTCTGTCACG CTCCCAATGGCTACAGACGACGTGGATGTATTTCAGAGGATAACAGCTCAGCTTTTTGGATATTTTCATATAG ATGCAAGAGACATTAGAGGAGCAGGCTTGCAGGCATCTAAACTTGAAAGTGCTGACAGGAATATACGAG GGCATGAGAAGTACTCCATTCGATCTTGGCTAGTCTCCTCACCAGCAAGGAAAAGTAGTATGGGCAAAG ATGTTAGTGAACATATGAATGGTGCAGGCAAGGGTGATCAGTTATACTCTGATATTGGACCTCCAGTTCAAGCGAAGGGTAGTTTTTCCGGTGGGGAAGCACATGTTGTGCATCGTGCAACTCTCCCTGCTCTACATGAGCTTGATGTTGGAGTGATAGAGTCTCTTCCTCCTGAAGTTTTATCAGAGATTAATGATCTGTATGCAGGGGAGTTAATAAGCTTCATTtccaagaagaaagagaaaaatgctggGAACA ATGTGATGGATGAAGAACAATCTCTTTCCAATCCATTGGTGCCCCCAAACAAGGATTTTGTTCATGATGCG GCTGAAAAGATCAAGTCATCTGAGAAAGAAGATGAACAG TATATAAACAAAATGATCCAAGGGTTGCCAGAAACCTCTGGGTCAGTTACTGCTCTACTTCCAGAGACAGACAGCCTTATGCCATCATCATTAAGTCAAGTCGATTCATCAGTGTTGCAGCAATTGCCTGAAGAGCTTCTAGCAGACGTACTTGTGTCTCTTCCTGCCCATAGGAGGCCAGATTTTATGTCAAATGATGTATACTTGGACCATATTAGGGATCAGACTGGAGCAATTGATTTCCTGCCGAGCAATAATCTCTGGGTTGGAAATCCACCAAGATGGGTTGACAATTTTAGACTCAGCAGTTGTCAGCTGTTGAATCGAATAGCAGTTTTGTACAACAAGTCTAGCCCTCGTGGTCAGTTTTCATCTGTATTGCAGCTTATTATGTCTGAGTATCCCTTAGATGATGGAGGGGATGACGCTGTTAATTGCTTGTGTGAGCTGATGAAGCAATATATTAAGCTTAAAATTGAAACTGATGTTGAAGAGATATATACTTGTTCTTGCCTTTTAAGAAG GTTGACTTCGAGGTCAGAATTGTTCTTACAGGTTTATAATTGCATCATTCCTCACCTTCAG GCTGCTGTTGGAGAAACCTACGGTGGAGACCTCAATATTTGTTTCATAGAGTAG
- the LOC113726487 gene encoding DNA repair protein REV1 isoform X4 yields MSLNSSSRSATSNSNSKRSVTSNSNSNPSTSGNNSCRNNDKRNRKRKTDQNQKTLGMAWGANSRSSSRSAFRNSPFPDFGSYMVMKNQKLHQQFDAEASSSSVSGACSGKPIFDGVSIFVDGYTVPSSQELKGYMLKYGGRFENYFSRHHVTHIICSNLPDSKIKNLRSFSGGLPVIKPTWVLESVAANKLLSWIPYQLDQLASETKKQPKLSAFGFKSGPVLDDLEESISGQAVPQSGIATLRTSCSLEANIFGKAECTEEVEECHSVSDDPFHPNAAESTDQAPTYCMENHCEVELDAAVVGQSDAGYHSHISPCQDPKSDHNDCLEDHIIEESSSSKTIRPSTTGHSTLSDANFVENYFKFSRLHFIGTWRNRYRKRFLSSANGFKDMNPSRNAFATSQKTTIIHVDMDCFFVSVVIRKHPDLKDKPVAVCHSDNSRGTAEISSANYPARNHGVKAGMFIRDAKALCPQLVILPYNFDAYEEVADQFYDILHKHCNKVQAVSCDEAFIDVTDLRVEDPELFARAIRTEIHETTGCTASAGISGSMLMARVATRIAKPDGLCYIPSEKVDDYLHELPVKALPGIGHVLEEKLKKKQINTCGQLRLISKESLQKDFGVKTGDMLWNFSRGIDNRLVGVFQESKSIGADVNWGVRFNDLNDMKDFLLKLCKEVSLRLQGCGLKGRTITLKIKKRRSDAGEPVKYMGCGDCENLSRSVTLPMATDDVDVFQRITAQLFGYFHIDARDIRGAGLQASKLESADRNIRGHEKYSIRSWLVSSPARKSSMGKGKGDQLYSDIGPPVQAKGSFSGGEAHVVHRATLPALHELDVGVIESLPPEVLSEINDLYAGELISFISKKKEKNAGNNVMDEEQSLSNPLVPPNKDFVHDAAEKIKSSEKEDEQYINKMIQGLPETSGSVTALLPETDSLMPSSLSQVDSSVLQQLPEELLADVLVSLPAHRRPDFMSNDVYLDHIRDQTGAIDFLPSNNLWVGNPPRWVDNFRLSSCQLLNRIAVLYNKSSPRGQFSSVLQLIMSEYPLDDGGDDAVNCLCELMKQYIKLKIETDVEEIYTCSCLLRRLTSRSELFLQVYNCIIPHLQAAVGETYGGDLNICFIE; encoded by the exons ATGAGTCTGAATTCATCATCCAGGTCCGCCACATCGAATTCAAATTCGAAGCGGAGCGTGACCTCAAACTCTAATTCCAACCCTTCCACTTCGGGCAATAACAGCTGTCGAAATAATGACAAGAGAAACAGGAAGCGGAAAACTGACCAAAATCAGAAAACCCTAGGCATGGCTTGGGGAGCAAATTCTCGATCTTCTTCCCGCTCCGCCTTTCGCAATTCACCCTTCCCCGATTTCGGCAG TTACATGGTTATGAAGAATCAGAAGCTACATCAACAGTTTGATGCTGAGGCTTCATCTTCTTCAGTTAGTGGTGCTTGTTCTGGAAAACCCATATTTGATGGAGTATCTATTTTTGTTGATGGATATACAGTGCCTTCTAGCCAG GAACTAAAAGGTTACATGTTGAAGTATGGAGGACGCTTTGAGAATTACTTTTCGCGCCATCATGTTACTCATATTATCTGCAGTAATCTTCCTGAcagtaaaattaaaaatttaag GTCCTTCAGTGGCGGACTTCCAGTTATTAAACCTACATGGGTGCTGGAATCTGTTGCTGCCAATAAATTGTTAAGCT GGATACCTTACCAGCTTGATCAACTTGCGAGTGAAACCAAGAAACAACCAAAATTATCAGCATTTGGTTTCAAATCTGGCCCAGTCCTTGATGATTTGGAAGAATCTATAAGTGGCCAAGCGGTGCCTCAATCTGGTATTGCAACATTGAGGACTAGCTGCAGTTTGGAAGCTAATATATTTGGCAAGGCTGAATGTACTGAAGAGGTAGAGGAGTGTCATTCAGTTTCTGATGACCCCTTTCATCCAAATGCTGCTGAATCAACAGATCAAGCACCAACTTATTGCATGGAAAATCACTGTGAGGTGGAATTGGATGCTGCTGTGGTGGGTCAATCCGATGCTGGATATCATTCGCACATAAGTCCTTGTCAAGATCCTAAGTCAGACCATAACGACTGCTTGGAAGATCACATAATTGAGGAGTCATCGAGTTCCAAAACCATTAGGCCCAGTACAACAGGGCATTCAACTCTTTCAGATGCAAATTTTGTGGAAAACTATTTTAAG TTTTCTAGGCTGCATTTTATTGGCACTTGGAGAAACCGTTATCGTAAACGTTTTCTGAGCTCTGCTAATGGTTTTAAGGATATGAATCCCAGTCGTAATGCTTTTGCAACATCCCAGAAAACTACCATTATCCATGTGGACATG GATTGCTTCTTTGTATCAGTGGTTATTAGGAAGCACCCTGATTTGAAAGATAAGCCCGTTGCTGTTTGCCATTCAGATAATTCTCGAGGAACTGCTGAGATTTCTTCTGCAAATTATCCTGCTCGAAATCATG GGGTGAAGGCTGGAATGTTTATTAGAGATGCTAAGGCCCTTTGTCCTCAGCTTGTCATTTTGCCATATAATTTTGATGCTTATGAGGAG GTGGCTGATCAATTTTATGATATTTTACATAAGCATTGCAACAAAGTGCAG GCTGTTAGCTGTGATGAAGCATTTATAGATGTCACTGACTTAAGAGTAGAGGATCCTGAGCTTTTTGCGAGAGCTATTAGGACAGAGATTCATGAAACCACAGGATGCACTGCGAGTGCTGGAATTTCTGGGAGTATGCTTATGGCTCGTGTCGCAACAAGGATTGCAAAACCAGATGGCTTGTGCTACATTCCTTCTGAAAAG GTGGATGATTATTTGCATGAGCTTCCAGTTAAAGCACTTCCTGGAATTGGTCATGTTTTAGAGGAGAAATTGAAAAAGAAGCAAATAAATACTTGTGGCCAGTTACGTTTGATCTCCAAG GAATCTCTTCAAAAAGATTTTGGTGTGAAAACAGGCGATATGCTCTGGAATTTCAGCAGGGGGATTGATAATCGGTTGGTTGGAGTGTTTCAG GAAAGCAAATCCATTGGTGCGGACGTGAACTGGGGTGTGAGGTTCAATGATTTGAATGAT ATGAAGGATTTCTTATTGAAGCTTTGCAAGGAGGTGTCATTACGATTGCAGGGATGCGGACTTAAAGGCCGCACCATTACCTTGAAG ATAAAGAAGAGAAGAAGTGATGCTGGGGAGCCAGTGAAGTATATGGGCTGTGGTGACTGTGAGAATCTAAGTCGTTCTGTCACG CTCCCAATGGCTACAGACGACGTGGATGTATTTCAGAGGATAACAGCTCAGCTTTTTGGATATTTTCATATAG ATGCAAGAGACATTAGAGGAGCAGGCTTGCAGGCATCTAAACTTGAAAGTGCTGACAGGAATATACGAG GGCATGAGAAGTACTCCATTCGATCTTGGCTAGTCTCCTCACCAGCAAGGAAAAGTAGTATGGGCAAAG GCAAGGGTGATCAGTTATACTCTGATATTGGACCTCCAGTTCAAGCGAAGGGTAGTTTTTCCGGTGGGGAAGCACATGTTGTGCATCGTGCAACTCTCCCTGCTCTACATGAGCTTGATGTTGGAGTGATAGAGTCTCTTCCTCCTGAAGTTTTATCAGAGATTAATGATCTGTATGCAGGGGAGTTAATAAGCTTCATTtccaagaagaaagagaaaaatgctggGAACA ATGTGATGGATGAAGAACAATCTCTTTCCAATCCATTGGTGCCCCCAAACAAGGATTTTGTTCATGATGCG GCTGAAAAGATCAAGTCATCTGAGAAAGAAGATGAACAG TATATAAACAAAATGATCCAAGGGTTGCCAGAAACCTCTGGGTCAGTTACTGCTCTACTTCCAGAGACAGACAGCCTTATGCCATCATCATTAAGTCAAGTCGATTCATCAGTGTTGCAGCAATTGCCTGAAGAGCTTCTAGCAGACGTACTTGTGTCTCTTCCTGCCCATAGGAGGCCAGATTTTATGTCAAATGATGTATACTTGGACCATATTAGGGATCAGACTGGAGCAATTGATTTCCTGCCGAGCAATAATCTCTGGGTTGGAAATCCACCAAGATGGGTTGACAATTTTAGACTCAGCAGTTGTCAGCTGTTGAATCGAATAGCAGTTTTGTACAACAAGTCTAGCCCTCGTGGTCAGTTTTCATCTGTATTGCAGCTTATTATGTCTGAGTATCCCTTAGATGATGGAGGGGATGACGCTGTTAATTGCTTGTGTGAGCTGATGAAGCAATATATTAAGCTTAAAATTGAAACTGATGTTGAAGAGATATATACTTGTTCTTGCCTTTTAAGAAG GTTGACTTCGAGGTCAGAATTGTTCTTACAGGTTTATAATTGCATCATTCCTCACCTTCAG GCTGCTGTTGGAGAAACCTACGGTGGAGACCTCAATATTTGTTTCATAGAGTAG